From the Candidatus Poribacteria bacterium genome, one window contains:
- a CDS encoding Gfo/Idh/MocA family oxidoreductase yields the protein MPVPSARRRSDGSTQRFVRRVLGPRAHICRSPLGALLLGALRRPTVKQVNVGLIGSQFISDIHAHSLQRVPRANILAVASRTPSHVEAFAKRFDIPHAYTDYMRMLEMPEIDVVVLGLPNDLHSEAAQYAAEAGKHVICEKPLAVNLEQADAMIRTCRKANVKLMYAEELCFTPKYVRLKTLVDEGALGDVYMIKQCEKHDGPHSPWFWDVSRSGGGVTLDMGCHAFQFFRWMLGNPPVESVWAEMGTYVHRDKTQGDDNAVIVVNFANGVSCVAEESWAKPGGMDDTAEVYGSGGVAYADLLHGNSIRTYSSQGYGYAVEKAGSTKGWSFTIYEEAWNYGFPQEFEHFIDCVADDKEPLVTGDDGRAVLEIIFAAYESAGTGRKVQFPYTTSAKRPIDLWRPSA from the coding sequence ATGCCGGTCCCATCCGCGCGACGCAGGTCTGACGGCTCGACGCAGCGATTCGTACGGCGCGTGCTCGGACCGCGTGCACACATTTGCCGCAGCCCATTGGGCGCTCTCCTATTGGGCGCTCTGAGGAGACCTACCGTGAAACAGGTTAATGTCGGACTGATCGGCTCGCAGTTTATCTCTGACATTCACGCCCATTCGTTGCAGCGCGTTCCTCGGGCGAACATTCTGGCAGTCGCTTCACGCACGCCGTCGCATGTGGAGGCGTTCGCCAAGCGCTTCGATATCCCGCACGCGTACACCGACTACATGCGCATGCTCGAGATGCCTGAGATCGACGTCGTCGTGTTGGGTCTGCCAAACGACCTGCATTCCGAAGCCGCGCAGTATGCGGCAGAGGCTGGGAAGCACGTCATCTGCGAGAAGCCCCTCGCAGTCAACCTCGAACAAGCGGATGCGATGATCCGTACGTGCCGCAAGGCGAACGTCAAGCTCATGTATGCCGAGGAACTGTGCTTCACGCCGAAGTACGTCCGGCTGAAGACCCTGGTGGACGAGGGAGCCCTCGGCGACGTTTACATGATCAAGCAGTGCGAGAAGCACGACGGACCCCACTCTCCCTGGTTCTGGGACGTCTCCCGATCCGGCGGTGGCGTGACGCTCGACATGGGATGCCACGCGTTCCAGTTCTTCCGATGGATGTTGGGGAACCCGCCCGTGGAGAGCGTCTGGGCGGAGATGGGAACCTACGTCCATCGCGACAAGACACAGGGCGACGACAACGCGGTCATCGTGGTCAACTTCGCCAACGGCGTGTCCTGCGTGGCTGAGGAGAGTTGGGCGAAACCGGGCGGCATGGACGACACTGCCGAAGTCTACGGATCGGGCGGCGTCGCGTACGCCGACCTGCTGCACGGCAACTCGATCCGCACTTACAGCTCGCAGGGCTACGGATACGCCGTCGAGAAAGCCGGGAGCACCAAGGGCTGGTCGTTCACGATCTACGAGGAGGCGTGGAACTACGGCTTTCCGCAGGAGTTCGAGCACTTCATCGACTGCGTCGCAGACGACAAGGAGCCGCTCGTGACCGGAGACGATGGCAGAGCGGTTCTCGAGATCATCTTTGCCGCGTACGAATCCGCCGGAACCGGCAGGAAGGTCCAGTTCCCGTATACGACGAGCGCGAAGCGACCGATCGATCTTTGGCGTCCGTCCGCCTAG
- a CDS encoding pyridoxal phosphate-dependent aminotransferase, whose protein sequence is MTVQPRSPELADRIARLGTESAFLVLSRAQALEASGRSVVHLEIGQPDFPTPEHICDAAIRAIRDGATGYSATEGIRPLREAVAEQISASRGVEVSPEEVAVTPGAKPLLFFAALACVRPGDEVIYPDPGFPIYESVIRFAGGVPVPLPLCPELGFGFQEEELRRRVSPKTRMCILNSPQNPTGGTLRQEDVRLICELSAEHGFWVLADEVYSELVYSGSHVSPLSHDGMRDRTILVDGASKTFAMTGWRLGWGVMPKAVVEAVSRLMVNSNSCTATFVQHAGIAALRGPREPLRRMLEEFRARRDMLIAGLNGIDGIRCGSPNGAFYAFPDVRGVSDDDRAFAESLLADQGVATLWGSSFGAQGKGHLRLSYATRREQLELGLAGIRKHVEKLKG, encoded by the coding sequence GTGACGGTTCAGCCACGCTCACCGGAACTCGCCGATCGGATAGCGCGGCTCGGTACGGAGTCAGCCTTCCTCGTATTGAGCCGCGCCCAAGCGCTCGAGGCGTCCGGCAGGTCGGTCGTGCATCTGGAGATCGGTCAGCCGGACTTCCCTACCCCCGAACACATCTGTGACGCCGCCATTCGCGCTATCCGCGATGGAGCGACCGGCTACTCGGCTACGGAGGGTATCCGCCCATTGCGAGAGGCGGTCGCTGAGCAGATCTCCGCGTCGCGCGGCGTCGAGGTCTCGCCCGAAGAGGTAGCCGTCACGCCTGGGGCGAAGCCACTTCTGTTCTTCGCTGCGCTCGCCTGCGTACGTCCCGGCGACGAGGTGATCTACCCGGATCCTGGGTTCCCGATCTACGAATCGGTCATCCGGTTCGCCGGCGGGGTTCCAGTGCCGCTGCCGCTGTGCCCGGAGCTCGGCTTCGGCTTCCAGGAAGAGGAGTTGCGACGTCGGGTATCGCCCAAGACACGGATGTGCATCCTGAACTCGCCGCAGAACCCAACGGGCGGCACGCTCCGCCAGGAGGATGTTCGACTGATCTGCGAGCTCTCCGCAGAGCACGGGTTCTGGGTGCTCGCGGACGAAGTGTACTCAGAGCTGGTCTATTCCGGTTCCCATGTGAGCCCTCTGAGCCACGACGGGATGCGCGACCGGACGATCCTCGTGGATGGAGCCAGCAAGACGTTCGCGATGACCGGCTGGCGTCTCGGCTGGGGTGTCATGCCCAAGGCGGTCGTCGAAGCGGTCTCCCGACTGATGGTGAACTCCAACTCGTGCACGGCGACGTTCGTCCAACACGCCGGGATCGCCGCGTTGCGCGGACCACGGGAGCCCTTACGCCGGATGCTCGAGGAGTTCCGAGCTCGTCGCGACATGCTCATCGCTGGACTCAACGGCATCGACGGCATACGGTGCGGAAGTCCGAACGGTGCGTTCTACGCGTTCCCGGACGTTCGCGGAGTCTCCGACGATGATCGGGCGTTTGCCGAGTCTCTGCTGGCGGACCAGGGAGTGGCGACGCTGTGGGGATCATCCTTCGGCGCGCAGGGCAAGGGACACCTGCGGCTCTCCTATGCCACGCGGCGCGAGCAACTGGAACTCGGGCTCGCGGGCATCCGCAAGCACGTTGAGAAGCTGAAGGGCTAG
- a CDS encoding phytanoyl-CoA dioxygenase family protein, whose product MGRLLSRDEIAAYERDGYLAFEGLLSDAEVDALLERAGKIVEEERSGVRVQVEPRVAKGELAAESRLKSIRKVEGLVEHDDLFMGFAQHPNILPRIRDLLGDRIRMFRDALMMKPPRVGSEKPYHQDSAYWQIEPMNLCSVWAALDDATLENGCMRVLPGSHRQGVVEHRSIRDFQVDEGSLDLSSEVSVPLRRGGVLFFHSLLLHATSDNLSDRPRRAMIVSYMGADARFTGPSDKAPQYLQLA is encoded by the coding sequence GTGGGGAGGCTTCTGAGTCGCGACGAGATCGCCGCGTACGAGCGCGACGGCTACCTGGCGTTCGAGGGCTTGCTGTCTGACGCCGAGGTGGACGCGTTGCTCGAACGCGCTGGGAAGATCGTGGAGGAAGAGCGTTCGGGAGTCCGCGTCCAGGTCGAGCCGCGCGTCGCCAAGGGCGAGCTGGCTGCGGAATCGAGGTTGAAGTCGATCCGCAAGGTCGAAGGGTTGGTTGAGCACGACGATCTCTTCATGGGCTTCGCGCAGCATCCGAACATCCTGCCGCGCATCCGAGACCTGCTCGGCGACCGTATACGGATGTTCCGCGACGCGCTCATGATGAAGCCGCCGCGAGTCGGCTCTGAGAAGCCGTACCACCAAGACTCCGCCTACTGGCAGATCGAACCGATGAACCTGTGCTCAGTCTGGGCGGCGCTCGATGATGCGACGCTCGAGAACGGCTGTATGCGGGTCCTGCCGGGGAGCCATCGCCAGGGCGTCGTCGAACATCGTTCGATCCGCGACTTCCAGGTCGATGAGGGCTCGCTCGACCTGAGCTCCGAAGTCAGCGTGCCGCTGAGACGAGGCGGCGTGCTGTTCTTCCACAGCCTTCTGCTTCATGCGACGTCCGATAATCTCTCGGATCGCCCGCGTCGTGCGATGATCGTCAGCTACATGGGAGCCGATGCCCGCTTCACCGGTCCGAGCGACAAGGCGCCGCAGTACCTCCAGCTCGCTTAG
- a CDS encoding cation-transporting P-type ATPase: MSAPWYAQDILAIVRALKTDLRTGLTTLEAASRAHDSTNADVAMAQPKPLWSVIVEQATNAQTALLAAAGVGSVLGGLATGTPAYWQGIVCLVVGIAMVAIRVWLRIRIDRDLSLIRAGVRRKARVLRNGEPVDVDPLDIVLGDVLRLRAGDAVPADARVFACQGLCVNQSPLTGISDPSEKTSSTLTGELSPQEQTNMLFAGSFVHSGTGSAVVVAVGDERTICQFYANRHAEFPLVATHDHVARAYPKIAWLGAVGALILAALVHRGVSANAGETLHAASVAVAFVLAVLPAQSELLTLLVFAKSLKGLVRLGASVQDPEMLESLALTTTVCFDPQGVITRDEMAVHRVFVDGQVFDGSAVPRLLGAGTEIEPNEELLRYSMPDVEYSDAPEDTSDGPTAPPDLYLLLVSTAMCALHADAGEDGREAMEPRVKDALLQLARNAGIDASSFRGLMPKVADLPYDSTRRRQSVLFRTEADRGYLFVIGSVAPILEQSKTIRLNDEEDVLQARQRETLFYVHDVMRSDTTHVVGVAYRRIFGDIDHAAENIERLEDGVTFLGMIGFSDPLRGDLPEVFDACSRAGMRLVMMADAEPQVARRIARECGLLDHRSQLLTGDQLNLMEDDDLMPMVDRVIVYSQLRGDQKARVTSILRRRENDVAFMGRNMYDIPALRHADVSIAPARFSADAAVHEAGIVLEDATLGGLYRVLRLAKDAGRVIRRVSHWSLSVHAALGFLLAIGAVVGLFLGGPKVPLELSQLVWAELLIFGVPFSLAAVGMRFPEPTHWATANRNVPKGIAWQHVASRGLVLALMSLAAGIVVSRSVPAGPSRAAVYQAASAFVLVSSSLVLLLRDLIGRRGPGAEFAKANRWLIAGSAVSAFLAAVVPFTPIGGLFGAPGSETLAPATFRVMWVVLAALPVAAWFMPQPE, translated from the coding sequence ATGTCCGCGCCGTGGTATGCGCAGGATATCCTCGCCATCGTTCGAGCTCTCAAGACGGATCTCAGGACCGGGCTGACCACGCTGGAGGCGGCTTCTCGCGCCCACGACTCCACGAATGCGGACGTGGCGATGGCGCAGCCGAAGCCCCTCTGGTCTGTGATCGTCGAGCAGGCGACGAACGCCCAAACCGCGTTGCTGGCGGCGGCGGGCGTGGGATCGGTGTTGGGGGGGCTCGCGACGGGAACACCCGCATACTGGCAAGGGATCGTCTGCCTCGTCGTGGGCATCGCGATGGTGGCTATCCGTGTATGGCTCCGCATTCGGATAGACCGGGACCTGTCGTTGATCCGCGCTGGAGTACGGCGGAAGGCGCGGGTTCTGCGCAACGGCGAGCCCGTCGATGTGGACCCGTTGGACATCGTCCTCGGAGACGTGCTCCGACTCCGCGCCGGGGACGCAGTTCCAGCCGACGCCCGCGTGTTCGCGTGCCAGGGCTTGTGCGTCAACCAGTCGCCTCTCACCGGTATCTCAGACCCGTCCGAGAAGACCTCGAGCACGTTGACCGGCGAGCTCTCGCCTCAAGAACAGACGAACATGCTGTTCGCGGGATCGTTCGTCCATTCGGGTACCGGCAGCGCCGTCGTGGTTGCCGTCGGTGACGAGAGAACGATCTGTCAGTTCTACGCCAACCGGCACGCCGAGTTTCCGCTCGTCGCGACCCACGACCACGTGGCGCGCGCCTATCCGAAGATCGCTTGGCTCGGAGCCGTCGGCGCGCTCATCCTGGCAGCGCTCGTGCATCGTGGCGTCTCGGCGAACGCCGGAGAGACGCTGCACGCTGCCAGTGTCGCTGTCGCGTTTGTCTTGGCGGTGCTCCCTGCGCAATCCGAACTGCTGACACTGCTGGTGTTCGCCAAGAGCCTCAAGGGATTGGTGCGGCTAGGAGCTTCCGTACAGGACCCGGAGATGCTGGAGTCGCTCGCGCTGACGACGACCGTGTGCTTCGACCCGCAGGGAGTCATCACGCGTGACGAGATGGCTGTTCATCGCGTGTTCGTCGACGGGCAGGTCTTCGACGGAAGCGCCGTACCCAGGCTCCTCGGAGCGGGAACAGAGATCGAACCCAACGAAGAATTGCTCCGGTATTCGATGCCCGATGTCGAGTACTCCGACGCGCCGGAGGACACGTCCGACGGTCCGACTGCGCCGCCGGACCTGTACCTCTTGCTCGTGAGCACGGCGATGTGCGCGCTCCACGCAGACGCGGGAGAAGACGGTCGGGAAGCGATGGAGCCACGCGTCAAGGACGCCCTCCTGCAACTGGCACGCAACGCCGGGATCGACGCATCGAGCTTCCGCGGCCTGATGCCCAAAGTCGCGGACTTGCCCTACGACTCGACGCGTCGCCGACAGAGCGTTCTCTTCCGCACCGAAGCAGATCGCGGATACCTGTTCGTCATCGGCAGCGTGGCGCCGATCCTGGAGCAGTCGAAGACGATCCGCCTCAACGACGAGGAAGACGTGCTCCAAGCCCGGCAGCGGGAGACCTTGTTCTACGTTCACGACGTCATGCGGTCGGACACGACCCACGTGGTCGGTGTCGCCTATCGACGGATCTTCGGCGATATCGACCATGCAGCGGAGAACATCGAACGGCTCGAGGACGGAGTGACCTTCCTGGGGATGATCGGGTTCTCCGATCCGCTTCGTGGCGATCTGCCCGAGGTGTTCGATGCGTGTTCGCGGGCTGGGATGCGTCTCGTCATGATGGCGGATGCGGAACCGCAGGTGGCTCGGCGCATCGCACGGGAGTGTGGTCTGCTGGATCATCGGTCACAGTTGCTGACAGGCGATCAGCTCAACCTGATGGAAGACGACGACCTGATGCCCATGGTGGACCGGGTCATCGTCTACTCCCAGTTGCGGGGCGACCAGAAGGCGCGTGTGACGTCGATCCTTCGACGCCGAGAGAACGACGTGGCGTTCATGGGCAGGAACATGTACGACATCCCGGCGTTGCGCCACGCCGACGTCAGCATCGCCCCTGCCCGGTTCAGCGCGGATGCCGCCGTCCACGAGGCTGGGATCGTCCTGGAAGATGCGACGCTCGGGGGTCTCTATCGCGTGCTCCGACTCGCCAAGGATGCGGGACGCGTCATTCGGCGGGTATCTCATTGGAGCCTGTCCGTGCACGCCGCGCTGGGATTCCTGCTCGCGATTGGCGCGGTGGTCGGGCTCTTTCTCGGCGGACCCAAGGTTCCGCTGGAGCTCTCGCAGCTCGTCTGGGCAGAGCTGCTCATCTTCGGCGTTCCGTTCTCGCTGGCTGCGGTGGGTATGCGGTTCCCTGAACCGACTCACTGGGCTACTGCGAACCGCAACGTGCCCAAGGGAATCGCCTGGCAGCACGTCGCGTCGCGAGGGCTGGTGCTCGCGCTGATGTCGCTCGCCGCGGGGATTGTCGTCTCGCGGTCGGTGCCGGCGGGACCGTCACGAGCCGCCGTTTATCAAGCAGCTTCGGCGTTTGTTCTGGTGTCTTCATCGCTCGTGCTGCTGCTGCGTGACCTCATTGGCAGGCGAGGACCCGGAGCCGAGTTCGCCAAAGCGAACCGCTGGCTCATCGCTGGGTCGGCGGTGTCGGCGTTCCTTGCGGCTGTGGTTCCGTTCACACCGATCGGTGGGCTCTTCGGCGCTCCTGGGAGCGAGACGCTGGCTCCGGCGACGTTCCGCGTGATGTGGGTGGTACTCGCGGCGTTACCGGTTGCTGCGTGGTTCATGCCTCAGCCGGAATGA
- a CDS encoding homoserine kinase, whose product MSVSHPKIVVQVPASTSNLGSGFDTLGMALQIHSRYTFAVWDGEGLCHITASGLNSDEIPRDSTNLAYRAYRSLYELAGLDPPPVAIHIVNGIPLERGLGGSASAILAGLLASNAWVSEPVPIQQVLQLATRLDGHADNVAASLYGGLRVACRDGERVHSLPVECSDDLQIVIAIPKVRVPTAAARSVLPPSIPLQDAVFNIGRVALLVAAFATREYRHLAAGMEDRVHQTYREALVPEMREAFTAAREAGAWAAALSGSGPTIAAFCIGAAEEVAEAMRSTFARARIDATIHITTIDFRGASTKVAD is encoded by the coding sequence GTGTCAGTGAGCCATCCGAAGATCGTCGTTCAGGTTCCCGCCAGCACGTCGAACCTCGGGTCCGGCTTCGATACCCTCGGAATGGCGCTCCAGATCCATTCCCGATACACGTTTGCCGTATGGGATGGCGAAGGTCTCTGTCACATCACAGCTTCGGGCTTGAACTCGGACGAGATCCCGCGAGACAGCACGAACCTTGCCTACCGCGCCTACCGCTCGCTCTACGAGCTCGCGGGACTGGACCCCCCGCCGGTCGCCATTCACATCGTCAACGGAATCCCTCTCGAACGGGGTCTCGGTGGAAGCGCGTCGGCGATCCTCGCCGGACTGCTCGCGAGCAACGCGTGGGTCTCCGAGCCCGTGCCGATTCAGCAGGTGCTTCAGCTCGCCACACGCCTCGACGGCCATGCTGACAACGTCGCAGCATCGCTGTACGGCGGTCTCCGCGTCGCGTGCCGAGATGGCGAACGAGTCCATTCCCTCCCGGTGGAGTGCTCGGACGACCTGCAGATCGTGATCGCAATCCCGAAGGTTCGGGTTCCGACAGCGGCGGCGCGATCCGTGCTCCCGCCATCGATCCCCCTCCAAGACGCCGTCTTCAACATCGGCCGAGTCGCCCTCCTCGTGGCTGCGTTCGCCACGCGCGAGTACCGGCACCTGGCTGCCGGCATGGAAGACCGTGTCCATCAGACCTACCGCGAGGCACTTGTGCCGGAAATGCGCGAAGCCTTCACCGCCGCTCGAGAGGCTGGGGCATGGGCCGCTGCGCTGAGCGGATCGGGCCCGACGATCGCGGCATTCTGCATCGGCGCTGCCGAAGAGGTCGCCGAGGCGATGAGAAGTACCTTTGCACGGGCTCGGATCGATGCGACAATCCACATCACGACGATTGACTTTCGCGGCGCGAGCACGAAGGTCGCGGACTGA